A section of the Flaviflexus equikiangi genome encodes:
- the dnaA gene encoding chromosomal replication initiator protein DnaA — protein sequence MTDSRVALDAWTAAIELLRAEDLLTDSQTAFVRMAHPLATVEDIFVIAVGSEFVKSWIEENVSAAMEAKLSDILGRQKRVMISVDSALGEAPLQQTPAEPIHTRGYIPQAPSSSPAVPPTPGTPVAPHDDSLSVASAADAAADQHRSQPPATESALRAAGLNPRYTFDSFVIGESNRFAHGTSFAVAEAPGQTYSPLFIYGNSGMGKTHLMHAIGNYALNLYPDLKVKYVSAEEFTNDFVNSLGENTKHLFKERYRTIDILLIDDIQFFGKKEGTVEEFFHTFNALSNANKQIVISSDVAPHLLNGFEERMISRFASGITANITPPDLETRMAIINRKAASDNIHVPRDVTEYIATKVATNVREIEGALRRVTAYCDLSKQPISVAVAELVLKDLITDPDSLEITAGLIMAQTASYFHITIEDLTSPDRTRVTVTARQIAMYLCRELTDLSLPKIGDLFGGRDHTTVMHAYKKISTQMAEKQTLFGDVSTLTTQIKQAASKTARH from the coding sequence ATGACCGACTCGCGCGTTGCACTGGATGCTTGGACAGCAGCCATCGAACTGCTTCGCGCAGAAGATCTCCTCACCGATTCCCAGACTGCTTTCGTCCGGATGGCTCATCCTCTCGCAACGGTCGAGGATATTTTCGTCATCGCTGTCGGTTCTGAGTTCGTGAAGTCGTGGATCGAAGAGAACGTGTCGGCCGCTATGGAGGCGAAACTCTCCGACATTCTCGGCCGACAAAAAAGAGTGATGATTTCGGTGGACTCTGCGTTGGGGGAGGCTCCTCTCCAACAGACTCCGGCCGAGCCTATCCATACCCGCGGTTATATCCCCCAAGCACCGTCTTCATCGCCGGCCGTCCCTCCCACCCCAGGAACGCCAGTCGCCCCGCATGACGATTCGCTTTCCGTCGCCTCGGCCGCAGATGCTGCCGCCGACCAGCATCGCAGCCAGCCTCCGGCAACCGAGTCCGCCCTCCGCGCGGCCGGCCTGAATCCGCGATACACCTTCGATTCCTTCGTGATCGGAGAATCGAACAGGTTCGCACACGGAACATCGTTCGCGGTGGCGGAAGCACCGGGCCAGACTTACAGTCCCCTTTTCATCTACGGAAACTCCGGCATGGGAAAGACGCACCTCATGCACGCCATCGGGAACTATGCGCTCAATCTCTATCCCGATCTCAAGGTCAAATACGTGTCTGCCGAAGAATTCACGAATGACTTCGTCAACTCCCTCGGTGAGAACACAAAACACCTTTTCAAGGAGCGCTACCGCACGATCGACATTCTCCTGATCGATGACATTCAGTTCTTCGGCAAGAAAGAGGGCACGGTCGAGGAATTTTTCCATACCTTCAACGCACTCTCGAACGCCAACAAACAGATCGTCATCTCCTCGGATGTTGCGCCCCACCTTCTCAACGGCTTCGAGGAGCGGATGATTTCCCGCTTCGCGTCTGGCATCACGGCCAACATCACACCCCCTGATCTCGAGACCCGCATGGCGATCATCAACCGGAAAGCTGCCAGCGACAATATCCACGTCCCTCGGGATGTCACCGAATACATCGCAACAAAGGTCGCGACAAACGTCCGAGAGATCGAGGGCGCGCTGCGCCGAGTTACCGCATACTGCGATCTGTCGAAACAGCCCATCAGCGTTGCGGTTGCTGAGCTTGTCCTCAAGGACCTCATCACGGATCCCGATTCGCTCGAGATCACAGCCGGGCTCATCATGGCCCAGACTGCCAGCTATTTTCACATCACCATCGAGGATCTGACGTCTCCGGATCGAACACGTGTAACGGTGACAGCGCGCCAGATCGCCATGTACCTCTGCCGTGAACTGACTGATCTCTCGCTCCCGAAGATCGGCGATCTCTTCGGCGGGCGCGATCACACGACAGTTATGCATGCGTACAAGAAGATTTCGACGCAGATGGCGGAGAAGCAGACACTCTTCGGCGACGTGTCGACGCTCACAACCCAGATCAAGCAGGCGGCCTCGAAGACGGCCCGTCACTAA
- the dnaN gene encoding DNA polymerase III subunit beta, which produces MELRVERDVLADAVTWAAKTIPSRPAIPVLAGIKLVADSEGTLQVSAYDPETTALVETEASVDTAGECLVNGRILADICRSLPNRPVDLTLNGTKLEVVCGNARFSLHSMALDEYPALPSTSDVIGTVDGAEWLEAVNQVSSAASHDETLPLLVSVCVEIDGENITLMATDRYRLAVRELSWSPSKTDVSDRILVKASRLLDIAKSYGSAGQITFALDEAGNAKMIGFDAVGRQSTSRLIDGDYPQVRSLFPKDINGYAVVSRVELLEAIKRSRIVVERNSAVRLSFSEGQVTVEAGQGGDSAQAKEVLQASLNGEDITMAFNPSYLQDALTVTTSPYVRISFTHSTKPAVVSAQEELGGDDSLDFRVLLMPIRAFGVN; this is translated from the coding sequence GTGGAGCTGAGGGTCGAACGCGACGTTCTTGCAGATGCTGTGACGTGGGCAGCCAAGACAATTCCCAGTCGCCCCGCCATTCCGGTACTCGCGGGCATCAAACTCGTGGCAGATAGCGAAGGCACTTTGCAGGTCTCTGCATACGATCCGGAGACGACCGCCCTTGTCGAGACTGAAGCAAGTGTTGATACTGCTGGCGAATGTCTTGTCAACGGACGCATCCTTGCAGATATTTGCCGGAGTCTTCCCAATAGGCCCGTCGATCTCACGCTCAATGGAACAAAGCTCGAAGTGGTCTGCGGCAACGCGCGCTTCTCCCTGCACTCCATGGCTCTCGACGAATATCCTGCTCTTCCCTCGACATCCGATGTCATCGGAACCGTCGACGGAGCCGAATGGCTGGAAGCCGTCAATCAGGTTTCCTCCGCAGCATCCCATGACGAGACACTGCCTTTGCTTGTGTCCGTCTGCGTTGAAATCGACGGCGAGAACATCACCCTCATGGCAACGGACCGCTACCGATTGGCCGTCCGCGAGCTCTCGTGGTCACCGTCCAAGACCGATGTGTCTGATCGGATTCTTGTCAAAGCATCGCGGCTGCTCGACATTGCGAAATCGTATGGCTCTGCAGGACAGATCACGTTCGCCCTGGACGAGGCTGGCAATGCCAAGATGATCGGTTTCGACGCCGTCGGCAGGCAGAGCACATCGCGCCTGATCGATGGCGATTACCCGCAGGTGCGTTCTCTGTTCCCGAAGGACATCAACGGCTATGCCGTCGTGTCCCGGGTCGAGCTTCTCGAGGCGATTAAGCGCTCCCGTATCGTCGTCGAACGAAATTCTGCTGTTCGTCTGTCCTTCAGCGAGGGTCAGGTGACGGTCGAGGCCGGTCAGGGCGGCGATTCCGCGCAGGCGAAGGAAGTCCTTCAGGCCAGCCTGAACGGCGAAGACATTACGATGGCCTTCAACCCGTCCTATCTGCAAGATGCTCTGACTGTGACGACCTCACCCTATGTTCGCATCTCCTTCACTCACTCAACCAAGCCGGCTGTTGTGTCTGCTCAGGAGGAACTCGGGGGTGACGACTCGCTGGACTTCCGCGTTCTGCTCATGCCGATTCGAGCATTCGGTGTGAACTAG
- the recF gene encoding DNA replication/repair protein RecF (All proteins in this family for which functions are known are DNA-binding proteins that assist the filamentation of RecA onto DNA for the initiation of recombination or recombinational repair.): MWISHLALNDFRSYTGTVLEFSPGVTIFVGENGQGKTNLVEAIGYLATLSSHRVSADAALVRQGGPAAVVRARAHDGDHETMLEIEILAGRANRARLNRGNAKPRDLLGIVRAVVFSPEDLTLVNGDPSVRRRYLDEVAIQQRPRMAHIRAEYDRVLRQRTALLKSASMAKRRGQPIDQVSFSVWDEQLAELGAVIIAHRTQIVRSLRPLVRARYEEIAPGRGSTHLAYLANVDDDSKNVPSFDVLNESNGGLGEIEESLLDVSAVKERLLAEIDELRDREIDRGVNLVGPHRDDLLLGLGSLPAKGFASHGETWSYALSLRLAEWELLRGDEGESDPLLILDDVFAELDSRRRSALASIIGAEQVFITAAVGDDIPPELMGTRFRVHDGEVTKLDR, encoded by the coding sequence GTGTGGATCTCTCATCTCGCTCTCAACGACTTTCGTTCCTACACGGGCACGGTTCTCGAATTCTCCCCCGGAGTCACTATTTTTGTGGGAGAGAACGGCCAGGGCAAGACAAATCTGGTCGAGGCTATCGGCTATCTAGCAACCCTATCGTCGCATCGAGTCTCAGCTGATGCTGCCCTCGTCCGTCAGGGTGGCCCCGCAGCTGTCGTTCGTGCAAGGGCTCACGATGGTGATCATGAGACGATGCTCGAGATCGAGATTCTCGCCGGACGCGCGAACAGGGCGCGTCTCAATCGGGGAAACGCGAAACCGCGCGACCTTCTCGGGATTGTCAGAGCGGTGGTGTTCTCGCCTGAGGATCTTACGCTGGTCAATGGCGACCCCAGTGTCAGGAGGCGTTATCTCGACGAGGTGGCTATCCAGCAGCGGCCTCGCATGGCTCATATTCGTGCTGAATATGATCGTGTTCTACGGCAGAGAACTGCCCTGCTGAAGTCGGCCAGTATGGCGAAACGGCGCGGCCAGCCTATCGATCAGGTGAGCTTCTCTGTGTGGGACGAGCAGCTGGCTGAGCTTGGTGCCGTGATCATTGCACACCGCACCCAGATCGTGCGCTCTCTTCGTCCGCTTGTCAGGGCGCGATATGAGGAGATAGCTCCAGGCCGGGGCAGTACTCACCTCGCTTATCTGGCCAACGTGGATGACGATTCGAAGAATGTGCCGTCCTTTGACGTTCTCAACGAATCGAACGGCGGTTTGGGGGAGATCGAGGAGAGTCTTCTCGATGTTTCTGCTGTGAAAGAGCGCCTCCTTGCGGAGATTGATGAACTGAGAGACAGGGAGATCGACAGAGGTGTGAACCTGGTCGGTCCACATCGAGACGACCTGCTTCTCGGGCTGGGATCACTTCCCGCGAAGGGATTCGCCTCTCATGGCGAAACCTGGTCGTATGCTCTGTCATTGCGTTTGGCCGAATGGGAGCTCTTGCGCGGGGATGAGGGGGAATCCGATCCTCTTCTCATCCTCGACGATGTCTTCGCTGAGCTCGATTCGCGTCGGCGCTCTGCCCTGGCCTCGATCATCGGAGCGGAGCAGGTCTTCATCACCGCCGCGGTGGGTGATGATATCCCGCCGGAGCTGATGGGAACCCGTTTTCGAGTGCATGATGGAGAGGTGACGAAACTTGATCGTTGA
- a CDS encoding DUF721 domain-containing protein encodes MQERHGYRRVPKPKPFTGKGRPRGDVSSAQDLAVQTPGPGWGDVGSGPRPSWRDPRPIGETLGKFVTGSGWSRQLSVAKLRNSWDDIVGSTVAKHAVIDEFEDGVLTILASSHSWAVNLRSLLPQVEKAIVDAIGEGIVDEISVKNPQQVSWKHGRFSVPGRGPRDTYD; translated from the coding sequence ATGCAGGAGCGACACGGTTATCGTCGAGTTCCCAAACCGAAGCCGTTCACGGGCAAAGGTCGTCCACGGGGAGATGTGTCGTCGGCCCAGGATCTTGCCGTGCAAACACCCGGGCCCGGATGGGGAGACGTAGGCTCCGGTCCGAGACCTTCGTGGAGAGACCCTCGGCCTATTGGGGAAACCCTGGGGAAGTTTGTCACCGGGTCTGGATGGTCTCGGCAGCTGTCGGTGGCAAAGCTTCGTAACTCGTGGGATGACATCGTCGGATCCACCGTCGCCAAGCACGCCGTCATCGACGAGTTCGAGGATGGGGTGTTGACGATTCTCGCGTCTTCTCACTCGTGGGCGGTCAATCTGCGGTCGCTTCTGCCTCAGGTCGAGAAGGCCATAGTCGATGCCATTGGGGAGGGGATCGTCGATGAGATCTCCGTCAAGAACCCGCAGCAGGTGTCATGGAAGCACGGCAGGTTTTCCGTGCCAGGACGCGGACCTCGGGATACGTACGATTAA
- the gyrB gene encoding DNA topoisomerase (ATP-hydrolyzing) subunit B: MDDERSHETQGRRPGTVDVNQAYDAADITVLEGLEAVRKRPGMYIGSTGERGLHHLVYEVVDNSVDEALAGYCDHIEITLLEDGGVRVIDNGRGIPVAMHPTEGKPAVEVVMTVLHAGGKFGNGGYAVSGGLHGVGISVVNALSTRMATEIKRDGFQWTIAYENGVTTEQLERGVESDETGTTQTFWPNADIFETVEFDFETLRKRFHQMAFLNKGLRITLTDNRPQAVAEGDEVTGDDEGTTNDPVQGHRQVSYKYEGGLLDYVKFLNHMKKVDLVNPEPIYFEAEDTEKKISVEIAMQWTNGYSESIHTFANTINTTEGGTHEEGFRSALTTIINKYAREKGLLKEKDPNLSGEDVREGLTAVISVKLGEPQFEGQTKTKLGNTEARTFVQQQTYQQLADWFDAHPAEARDIIRKSTQAYQARLAARKAREATRRKSVLESASMPGKLKDCTSRNPAECEIYIVEGDSAGGSAVNGRDPMHQAILPIRGKILNVEKARLDRALSSDTIQSLITAFGTGVGEEFDISKLRYHKIIFMADADVDGQHIATLLLTLVYRYMRPLIEEGRVFLAMPPLYRIKWTNAPHDYVFSDKEKDDVMEAGLAAGKKLPKDKTQGAIQRYKGLGEMNDSELWDTTMNPVTRTLKQVEIGEAAATDETFSILMGEDVESRRSFIQRNAHDVRFLDI, translated from the coding sequence GTGGATGACGAACGCTCACACGAGACCCAAGGTCGGCGCCCAGGCACGGTCGATGTTAATCAGGCCTACGATGCCGCGGACATTACAGTCCTCGAAGGCCTCGAAGCGGTCCGCAAGAGGCCAGGCATGTACATCGGATCGACCGGTGAGCGTGGTCTCCATCACCTCGTCTACGAAGTGGTCGACAACTCGGTCGATGAAGCGCTTGCCGGCTATTGCGATCACATCGAGATCACTCTTCTCGAAGACGGCGGCGTCCGAGTGATCGACAACGGTCGAGGTATTCCTGTCGCGATGCACCCGACGGAGGGCAAGCCGGCAGTCGAGGTCGTCATGACCGTTCTGCACGCCGGCGGTAAGTTCGGCAATGGCGGCTACGCGGTGTCGGGCGGTCTGCACGGCGTCGGCATTTCGGTGGTGAACGCCCTCTCCACCCGCATGGCGACTGAGATCAAACGTGACGGTTTCCAGTGGACCATCGCATACGAAAACGGCGTGACGACGGAGCAGCTCGAACGCGGTGTCGAATCAGACGAGACTGGAACAACCCAGACATTCTGGCCCAATGCCGATATCTTCGAGACAGTCGAGTTCGATTTCGAGACGCTTCGCAAGCGCTTCCACCAGATGGCGTTCCTCAACAAGGGCCTGCGCATCACTCTCACCGACAATCGTCCGCAGGCTGTCGCCGAGGGCGATGAGGTGACGGGTGATGACGAGGGGACGACGAACGATCCTGTCCAGGGGCATCGCCAGGTCTCCTACAAATACGAAGGCGGTCTTCTCGACTACGTCAAGTTCCTCAACCACATGAAGAAGGTCGATCTGGTCAATCCAGAGCCGATCTACTTCGAAGCGGAGGACACGGAGAAGAAGATTTCCGTGGAAATCGCGATGCAGTGGACGAACGGATACTCCGAATCCATTCACACGTTCGCGAACACGATCAACACGACGGAGGGCGGCACCCACGAAGAGGGCTTCCGTTCGGCGTTGACGACCATCATCAACAAGTATGCGAGGGAGAAGGGCCTCCTCAAGGAGAAGGATCCCAATCTCTCGGGCGAGGATGTCCGTGAAGGCCTGACGGCCGTTATCTCGGTCAAGCTCGGTGAACCGCAGTTCGAGGGTCAGACGAAGACAAAGCTGGGCAATACCGAGGCCCGAACCTTCGTCCAGCAGCAGACATATCAACAGTTGGCCGACTGGTTCGATGCTCATCCCGCTGAAGCGCGCGACATCATCCGCAAATCGACCCAGGCATATCAGGCGCGTCTAGCCGCGCGTAAAGCCCGGGAAGCGACCCGACGCAAGTCGGTCCTCGAATCGGCGTCAATGCCCGGAAAGCTCAAGGACTGTACGTCGCGCAACCCTGCAGAGTGCGAGATCTATATCGTCGAGGGTGACTCCGCTGGCGGCTCTGCCGTCAACGGCCGAGATCCCATGCATCAGGCGATCTTGCCGATCCGCGGAAAGATCCTCAACGTCGAGAAGGCTCGGCTCGATCGCGCCCTCTCCTCAGACACCATCCAGTCGCTCATCACGGCCTTCGGTACGGGTGTCGGCGAAGAGTTCGACATCAGCAAGCTCCGCTATCACAAGATCATCTTCATGGCCGATGCTGACGTCGACGGACAGCATATTGCGACACTTCTCCTCACTCTCGTCTACCGGTACATGCGTCCGCTGATCGAGGAGGGCCGCGTCTTCCTCGCGATGCCGCCGCTCTACAGGATCAAGTGGACGAATGCTCCGCACGATTATGTTTTCTCTGACAAGGAGAAGGATGACGTGATGGAGGCAGGACTCGCGGCAGGAAAGAAGCTCCCGAAGGATAAGACCCAGGGCGCGATCCAGCGCTACAAGGGCTTGGGCGAGATGAACGATTCGGAACTGTGGGACACCACGATGAATCCCGTGACCCGAACGCTCAAACAGGTAGAGATCGGCGAGGCTGCGGCCACGGATGAGACCTTCTCCATTCTCATGGGCGAAGATGTCGAGTCCCGCAGAAGCTTCATCCAGCGCAATGCACATGACGTGCGTTTCCTCGATATTTAA
- the gyrA gene encoding DNA gyrase subunit A: MSEEVTSTYNHGNIVEVDLQREMERSYLDYSMSVIVGRALPDVRDGMKPVHRRVVYAMWDGGYRPNSSFSKSAKIVGDVMGHYHPHGDSAIYDTMVRLVQPWTMRYPLVSGQGNFGTAGDLGAAAPRYTEARMAPLAVEMVRDIDQETVDFEPNYDGSLLEPKVLTSRFPNLLVNGSEGIAVGMATRIPPHNLREVAAGAQWFLENPDVTKEELLEELLHHIKGPDFPTGATILGKKGIEEAYRTGRGSITQRAVVEVDEINGRQCLVITDLPYQVNPDRLLEKMVEGIKEGRLPGIADIRDETSGRAGQRIVIVLKRDAVAKVVLNNLYKHTQMQNNFPANMLALVDGVPRTLSLDGFIRHWVSHQIEVIQRRTTFRLRKAKELLHILTAYLKALDNLDEVIALIRRSPTADVAREGLIELLDIDTEQANAILSLQLRRLAALERQKILDDYAKAEAEVLDYEDILARPERQRSIISQELKEIVDKYGDERRTKILPFDGEMSVEDLIPEEDVVVTVTRGGFAKRTKVSEYRAQHRGGKGVKGASLRGDDVIDRFGVASTHDWHLFFTNLGRVYRIKGYEIPEGGRDAKGQHVANLLAFQPGEHIVTALNISSYQDAEYLVLATQDGLVKKTKLADYDSPRTGGLIAIKLREHVDGSTDQVVAARLVDDGDDILLVSKKGQSLRFTANDETLRPMGRSTSGVRGMKFRDEDCLLSMDVVRDDSEVFVVTEGGFAKRTIVSQYRAQGRGGYGIKVANLVEERGDLVGALITEPTDEVLVIMNSGKIVRSAVAEVSLTGRNTQGVMFARPDSSDKIVALARNVERVEDVLEEDVVSDTPAEDSATTDEDDASRGVPSNQDQTGIEDDES; this comes from the coding sequence GTGAGCGAAGAAGTAACCTCAACGTATAACCACGGCAATATTGTCGAGGTCGACCTCCAGCGGGAGATGGAGCGGTCCTATCTCGACTACTCCATGTCCGTCATTGTCGGACGCGCACTTCCCGATGTTCGCGACGGCATGAAGCCCGTCCACCGCCGCGTCGTCTACGCGATGTGGGATGGCGGATATCGGCCGAACAGCTCCTTCTCGAAGTCGGCGAAGATCGTCGGCGACGTCATGGGCCACTATCACCCGCACGGCGACTCCGCCATCTACGACACGATGGTGCGTCTCGTCCAACCGTGGACCATGCGCTATCCGCTCGTGTCGGGGCAGGGCAACTTCGGTACGGCAGGCGATCTGGGAGCCGCAGCGCCCCGATACACCGAGGCTCGGATGGCGCCCCTGGCTGTCGAAATGGTTCGGGATATCGACCAGGAGACGGTCGACTTCGAACCGAACTACGACGGTTCGCTCCTGGAACCCAAGGTTCTGACGTCGCGTTTCCCCAATCTTCTCGTCAACGGCTCGGAGGGCATCGCGGTCGGTATGGCGACCCGCATTCCTCCCCACAATCTTCGCGAGGTCGCTGCGGGTGCGCAGTGGTTCCTCGAGAACCCGGACGTGACGAAAGAGGAGCTTCTCGAGGAGCTGCTCCACCACATCAAGGGCCCGGACTTCCCGACAGGGGCAACGATTCTCGGGAAGAAGGGAATCGAGGAGGCCTATCGCACCGGCCGCGGCTCCATCACCCAACGAGCTGTCGTCGAGGTCGACGAGATCAATGGGCGCCAGTGTCTCGTCATCACGGATCTGCCCTATCAGGTGAATCCTGACCGGCTTCTCGAGAAGATGGTCGAGGGGATCAAAGAGGGCCGTCTCCCGGGGATCGCCGATATTCGTGACGAGACCTCGGGCCGCGCCGGGCAGCGCATCGTCATCGTTCTCAAGCGTGATGCTGTTGCGAAGGTTGTTCTCAACAACCTGTACAAGCACACACAGATGCAGAACAACTTCCCCGCCAACATGCTTGCCCTCGTGGATGGTGTCCCGAGGACACTCTCCCTCGACGGCTTCATTCGGCACTGGGTATCCCACCAGATCGAGGTTATCCAACGGCGGACAACGTTCCGTCTGCGGAAGGCGAAGGAACTGCTCCACATCCTCACCGCTTATCTCAAGGCACTCGATAATCTTGACGAGGTTATCGCTCTGATCCGGCGCTCCCCGACAGCAGATGTGGCGCGCGAGGGACTTATCGAGCTTCTCGACATCGATACGGAACAGGCAAATGCGATCCTGTCACTCCAGCTGCGCCGCCTGGCAGCCCTTGAACGTCAGAAGATCCTCGACGATTACGCGAAGGCTGAAGCAGAGGTTCTCGACTACGAGGATATTCTTGCCAGGCCCGAGCGGCAGCGGTCCATCATCTCCCAGGAGCTGAAGGAAATTGTCGACAAGTATGGTGACGAGAGGCGGACGAAGATCCTCCCCTTCGATGGGGAGATGTCTGTCGAGGACCTTATTCCTGAAGAAGATGTCGTCGTCACTGTCACGCGAGGCGGATTCGCCAAGCGGACCAAGGTGTCGGAGTACAGAGCCCAGCATCGCGGCGGCAAGGGAGTGAAGGGGGCGTCGCTCCGGGGCGATGATGTCATCGACCGCTTCGGCGTTGCCTCCACGCACGACTGGCACCTGTTCTTCACGAATCTCGGTCGGGTCTACCGGATCAAGGGATACGAGATCCCTGAGGGCGGTCGGGATGCGAAGGGGCAGCATGTCGCGAACCTCCTGGCATTCCAGCCGGGTGAACATATCGTGACAGCCCTCAATATTTCGTCCTACCAGGATGCCGAATATCTGGTCCTTGCGACGCAGGACGGCCTGGTCAAGAAGACGAAGCTTGCCGACTATGATTCGCCGAGAACCGGAGGACTTATCGCCATCAAGCTGCGTGAGCACGTCGATGGGTCGACCGATCAGGTTGTGGCTGCCCGCCTTGTGGACGATGGTGACGACATTCTCCTCGTCTCGAAGAAGGGCCAGTCTCTGCGCTTCACGGCGAACGACGAGACGCTGCGCCCGATGGGGCGATCAACGTCGGGTGTGCGAGGCATGAAGTTCCGCGACGAGGACTGCCTGCTGTCGATGGATGTGGTCCGCGACGATTCTGAAGTCTTCGTCGTCACGGAGGGCGGCTTCGCCAAGCGCACCATCGTGTCGCAGTACCGGGCGCAGGGCAGGGGCGGGTACGGCATCAAGGTTGCCAACCTTGTCGAAGAGCGGGGCGATCTCGTCGGTGCTCTCATCACTGAACCGACCGACGAGGTCCTTGTCATCATGAACTCGGGCAAGATCGTGCGATCCGCGGTCGCCGAAGTGTCGTTGACAGGACGCAACACGCAGGGCGTCATGTTCGCAAGGCCCGATAGCAGCGACAAGATCGTTGCTCTTGCGAGGAACGTTGAACGTGTCGAGGACGTCCTCGAGGAGGATGTCGTCAGTGACACACCGGCCGAGGATTCTGCGACAACGGATGAAGACGATGCTTCCCGTGGGGTACCGTCTAATCAAGACCAAACCGGCATTGAGGACGACGAGTCATGA
- a CDS encoding DUF3566 domain-containing protein: MTISRIDPWSALKVSFLLAVGIGVMTVISTVVVWNVLDAMNVFASIRDLLETLGSAPLLELIQYLEFGRVVSFSIIVAVIDIVLLTFLGAIIAVLYNLIAMLVGGTHITITDE, encoded by the coding sequence ATGACCATCTCGAGGATTGACCCGTGGTCGGCTCTCAAGGTGTCCTTCCTGCTCGCGGTCGGCATCGGTGTCATGACCGTCATCTCGACGGTCGTGGTGTGGAACGTCTTGGATGCGATGAATGTGTTCGCCTCGATCAGGGACCTCCTCGAGACACTCGGCTCCGCGCCGCTGCTGGAACTCATACAGTATCTCGAGTTCGGCCGGGTGGTCTCTTTCTCGATCATCGTCGCCGTCATCGACATCGTGCTCTTGACGTTCCTCGGCGCAATCATCGCAGTGCTCTACAACCTGATTGCGATGCTCGTCGGCGGCACTCACATCACCATCACCGATGAGTAG
- a CDS encoding DLW-39 family protein: MKKFAVVIIASGLGYMAWLKIAADRANQAVWEEVADPTPAI; encoded by the coding sequence ATGAAGAAGTTCGCAGTAGTCATCATTGCCAGTGGCCTTGGTTACATGGCCTGGTTGAAGATTGCGGCGGACCGTGCAAATCAGGCAGTATGGGAAGAGGTTGCGGATCCAACTCCAGCAATCTAA